From a region of the Salvelinus fontinalis isolate EN_2023a chromosome 13, ASM2944872v1, whole genome shotgun sequence genome:
- the LOC129868015 gene encoding guided entry of tail-anchored proteins factor CAMLG-like codes for MDAPEEKTCLSAAQRRAEIRRRKLLMNSEDRMNRIVGFTKAEAEKNGASSLVTEPRFHLDLDRNKPWSASSSPRLSPFLPEAVGSSHPHSDLPERKGSPLPDSSEVLGGGGVDKDVTPGVRHRPRGEAQLAADEPSHSESPRRGLQKYLSRFDDAMKLRGQLANENQAQDAAGSDPEELDSFRLFRLIGSVLLAIFVRGFVCKYLSIFAPFLTLELAYMGLYKYFPKVEKKMQTTVLTAALLLSGIPAEVINRFMDTYRKMADVFADLCVYFFTFVLSHEILLLVSSEETDTP; via the exons ATGGACGCCCCCGAAGAGAAAACTTGTCTTTCTGCTGCGCAAAGAAGAGCAGAAATTCGGAGGCGAAAATTGCTCATGAATTCCGAAGACCGAATGAACAGAATCGTGGGTTTCACCAAAGCTGAAGCTGAAAAGAACG GAGCATCAAGTCTTGTCACAGAGCCTAGGTTCCATCTGGACTTGGACAGGAACAAGCCGTGGTCAGCATCCTCATCCCCAAGACTGTCTCCATTCCTCCCAGAGGCAGTAGGCAGCAGCCACCCCCACAGCGATCTTCCAGAGAGGAAAGGGTCTCCCCTGCCAGACAGCAGTGAGGTGCTGGGTGGGGGCGGTGTAGACAAGGATGTGACTCCAGGGGTCCGACACAGGCCACGGGGAGAGGCCCAGCTGGCAGCTGATGAGCCCAGCCATTCCGAATCCCCACGCAGAGGGTTGCAGAAGTATCTGTCCCGCTTTGATGACGCCATGAAGCTCAGAGGCCAACTCGCCAATGAGAATCAAGCCCAAGATGCAGCCGGCTCAGACCCAGAAGAGTTGGACTCTTTCAGGCTCTTCAGGCTTATCGGCAGTGTCCTCCTCGCCATCTTTGTCAGAGGTTTTGTCTGCAAGTATCTG TCCATATTCGCACCATTTCTCACCCTCGAACTGGCCTACATGGGGTTGTACAAGTATTTTCCAAAG GTTGAGAAGAAGATGCAGACCACAGTGCTGACCGCCGCCCTCCTGCTGTCTGGTATCCCCGCTGAGGTCATCAACCGCTTCATGGACACCTACAGGAAGATGGCTGACGTCTTCGCCGACCTCTGTGTCTACTTCTTCACCTTCGTCCTCAGTCACGAGATCCTGCTGTTGGTTAGTTCAGAAGAGACTGATACTCCCTGA
- the LOC129868016 gene encoding general transcription factor II-I repeat domain-containing protein 2-like, with amino-acid sequence MAKRKVDTENRGFQTRWESEYMFTEVAGKPVCLLCGESVAVLKEYNLRRHYETKHADKNKNMDMEQRLQKAEELKPRPQISTGSVQKAKSQGQAAVKASFILAEEIAKSARPFTEGDFIKNCMIKVCDEVCPEKRQLFLNVSLSRNTIAERVDQLSINLKEQLVKKGKDFIAYSLAVDETTDISDIAQLSIFIRGVDSSLSVTEEFLALRPMHGTTTGHDLYEEVSRCVNEMELPWEKLVGLTTDGAPAMCGHRSGLVAKIREKMQEENATALIYPSDSLPRGRSFQDGQRFLSCSGNLTQNYHWRPVLRSTTMILHIHSTIPRVQFLQQPWL; translated from the exons atggcaaaaaggaaggtggacactgagaaccgggggtttcaaacaaggtgggagtcggagtatatgttcacggaggtagctggaaaacctgtgtgtcttctgtgtggagaaagtgtggcggtactgaaagagtataatctgagacgacattatgaaacgaaacacgcggacaaaaacaagaatatggacatggaacaaaggctacaaaaggcagaggaattaaaaccgaggcctcaaatctcgacaggctctgttcaaaaagccaaatcacaaggccaggctgctgtcaaggccagttttattttggcagaagagatcgctaaatcagcccggccatttacggagggggatttcatcaaaaactgcatgattaaagtttgtgacgaagtttgcccagaaaaaaggcaactctttttaaatgtgagtctgagcagaaacaccattgccgagagagtagaccagttgtccatcaatctaaaagagcagcttgtgaaaaagggaaaagatttcattgcatattccttggctgtggatgagaccaccgacatttctgacattgcccagttgtcaattttcatccgcggagtggactccagcctaagcgtgacagaggagtttttggctttacgtcctatgcatggcacaactacggggcatgatttgtatgaagaggtgtcaagatgtgtaaatgagatggagctgccttgggaaaaactcgtgggtttgacaaccgacggagcacctgcgatgtgtggacacaggagcggactggtggcgaagatacgggaaaagatgcaagaggaaaacgcgacag CTCTCATCTATCCTTCAG ATTCTCTTCCACGTGGCCGGAGTTTCCAAGATGGTCAGCGCTTCCTTTCTTGCTCTGGTAACTTGACACAGAACTACCACTGGAGGCCAGTGTTAAGATCAACAACAATGATTTTACATATCCATTCTACTATCCCCAGGGTGCAATTTCTACAGCAGCCCTGGCTTTAA
- the LOC129868017 gene encoding uncharacterized protein LOC129868017, which yields MSDLETIELAALGRPFQLGMLYDCRRDVLIPGITLWDSEVLQKHINVRPQPNTDFKIISSDSTEDKSEALNVSASLEASFLCGLVSVKGSAEFLHDKKTSKRQSRVSLQYRATTRFEQLTMDHLGAGNVKHCNVFQEGSATHVVTALLYGAQAFFVFDQEVSSGENHQDIKGNLLCTIKKIPLTSIQGEGDLKMSEEEKKKANKFNCTFHGDFALENNPVTFEDAIKVYAGMPSRLGDNGEHAVPMTVWLYPLKNLDSAATQLVRQISDSLVRRAQRILDGLDNTDVQCQDMMKEDMAIKFPEIRAKLNTFRDLCSEYKMVFQKVLCKVLPNIRGGGMEEEVLIKMLNSKERSPFQNDLMITYLDDREREMNVVSSYLDIMKEVQVVYSSSELDGIVLDQANDYVVCFALSYLKEKEEYLVVLENYLLEESKSDFSLIPYNPKAAGKTTAEKWFRSGEVTTLTRQTINLFLDFKESNKGRENLAFCIASISNKHLTASSIHVYERGTLLSPQFELPSKPGVPTIKSLEHDCVHLQVNPPNLGVTSVESYQVLYQAEQADSEWTVVKSDATTNQVTISRLDPYKRYRFSCKAVCRPGVSLSSDWTEYFRTRPCSPPGPPTEKRIESGSIRVYWDIPTMVGDNVDVIGYVVEYRKSVIAINNQMWHAIKTTTRESVLEGLKADTAYSIRVSANCGKAGNSEPSPETVLTTLRVSDPQPKTSKSTGAKSEEFLTKSQKVEKGNPSIHWLNLEQKLGGNERFDQYRFGRKVEQRNNKVILLLGATGSGKTTLVNTMINYILGVKWEECYRFKLIHEVTNKSQAESQTVVVTSYELYNQPGFQIPYSLTVIDTPGFGDTRGMAHDKLVTQKVKDFLCNPLGIDHIDAVCFVVQAPLVRLSPSQRYIFDSILSIFGKDVAENILMLVTFVDGKKIPVLEAIKAANLPCKKDKKGLPTHFKFNSSFLFSKETESSSEEDDTDDDHKAQCPEQWRSTFKEMKKFFQALESIESKDLTLTKKVLEERELLEKTMTCLTPQITAGLSKLSEIKSFKQCLENEDENMKQNKHFETEVNVLQVKRSKLAQDFATNCKICNFTCHTCCFLPNEDDIKSCAVMDDDGNCTICPEKCSSTDHDREQVLLTYETKTEKKTIQELKDNFMKAWGKSMETKEMLDKLEDEFHMIQDALMNLITQSSDCLKRLNDVALKPSSLSTMEYIDILIRTEEDERKPGFEDRIVGLKKIKEESEILDKIAKGEDLLPNERSFLKDKEDRVQEVPT from the coding sequence ACATGACAAAAAGACCTCAAAGCGTCAGTCTAGGGTTTCTCTGCAGTACCGTGCCACCACTCGCTTCGAGCAGTTGACCATGGACCACCTGGGGGCAGGAAATGTGAAACATTGTAATGTCTTCCAAGAGGGCTCTGCAACCCATGTGGTGACTGCCCTGCTCTACGGAGCCCAGGCCTTCTTCGTTTTTGACCAAGAGGTTTCCTCAGGAGAAAATCACCAGGACATCAAGGGAAACCTGCTGTGCACAATAAAAAAGATCCCTCTTACATCAATACAAGGGGAGGGAGATTTGAAGATGAGTGAGGAAGAGAAGAAAAAGGCCAATAAATTTAACTGCACTTTCCATGGTGATTTTGCACTAGAAAACAACCCTGTCACATTTGAAGATGCCATCAAGGTGTATGCTGGCATGCCAAGTCGCCTAGGGGATAATGGAGAACATGCTGTGCCCATGACCGTCTGGCTCTATCCTCTCAAGAACCTGGACTCTGCAGCTACCCAGCTAGTCAGGCAGATCAGTGATAGCCTGGTGCGTCGCGCACAGCGAATCTTGGACGGACTGGACAATACTGATGTACAATGCCAGGACATGATGAAGGAAGACATGGCTATTAAGTTCCCTGAAATCAGGGCCAAGCTCAACACATTCAGGGACTTGTGCTCAGAGTATAAGATGGTGTTCCAGAAAGTTCTCTGCAAGGTTCTTCCCAAcataagaggaggaggaatggaggaggaagtgcTGATTAAAATGCTGAACAGCAAAGAACGTTCTCCATTCCAGAATGACCTCATGATCACGTACCtggacgacagagagagagagatgaatgttGTCAGCTCTTACCTTGACATAATGAAAGAGGTACAAGTTGTGTACTCAAGCAGTGAATTGGATGGAATAGTGCTTGATCAAGCTAATGATTATGTTGTGTGTTTTGCATTATCCTATTTGAAGGAGAAAGAAGAGTATCTGGTAGTCCTGGAGAACTACTTGCTGGAAGAATCTAAAAGTGATTTTTCACTAATACCTTACAACCCCAAAGCAGCCGGGAAGACTACGGCAGAAAAGTGGTTTCGCTCGGGTGAGGTAACCACCCTAACCAGGCAAACCATAAATCTGTTCCTAGACTTCAAAGAGTCAAACAAAGGCAGAGAAAATCTTGCATTCTGCATTGCATCAATTTCAAACAAACACCTCACTGCGTCCTCCATCCATGTCTATGAAAGAGGGACACTTTTGAGTCCACAGTTTGAGCTGCCATCAAAACCAGGTGTTCCCACCATCAAGAGTCTGGAGCATGACTGTGTCCACTTGCAGGTCAACCCTCCGAACCTTGGTGTTACCTCTGTGGAGTCGTACCAAGTTTTGTACCAGGCTGAGCAGGCTGACTCTGAGTGGACCGTGGTCAAATCTGATGCTACAACTAACCAGGTCACCATCAGTCGTTTGGACCCTTACAAAAGGTACCGCTTTAGCTGCAAGGCGGTGTGTAGACCTGGTGTGAGCCTCTCCAGTGACTGGACAGAATACTTCAGGACCCGCCCATGTAGCCCCCCTGGACCACCCACAGAGAAAAGGATAGAATCGGGAAGTATCAGAGTGTACTGGGACATTCCTACCATGGTGGGAGATAATGTTGATGTCATTGGTTATGTGGTTGAATACAGAAAGAGTGTAATTGCTATAAACAACCAGATGTGGCACGCCATCAAAACCACCACTAGAGAGAGTGTACTGGAAGGACTAAAGGCTGACACTGCATACAGCATCAGAGTCTCTGCTAACTGTGGCAAAGCAGGGAACAGTGAACCCAGTCCTGAGACTGTGCTGACTACCCTTAGGGTCTCTGATCCCCAACCAAAGACAAGCAAATCAACCGGAGCAAAAAGTGAGGAATTCCTCACAAAATCCCAGAAGGTGGAAAAGGGCAACCCCTCAATCCATTGGCTGAATCTGGAACAGAAGTTGGGTGGAAATGAACGTTTTGATCAGTACAGATTTGGGAGGAAAGTTGAGCAACGGAATAACAAGGTGATATTGCTTCTGGGAGCCACAGGTTCAGGAAAAACAACTCTGGTCAATACCATGATAAACTACATTCTTGGGGTAAAGTGGGAGGAATGTTACCGCTTTAAGCTCATCCATGAGGTGACCAACAAGTCACAGGCTGAGAGCCAGACTGTGGTTGTGACATCATACGAGCTCTACAACCAGCCAGGTTTTCAGATTCCTTATTCTCTGACCGTCATTGACACACCAGGGTTCGGAGACACCAGAGGAATGGCTCATGATAAATTGGTCACCCAAAAGGTGAAGGATTTCTTGTGTAACCCTTTAGGGATTGATCACATTGATGCAGTCTGCTTCGTAGTGCAGGCACCACTTGTTCGTCTCAGTCCTTCCCAGAGATACATCTTTGATTCCATCCTGTCCATCTTTGGAAAGGATGTAGCTGAAAACATCTTGATGCTTGTGACATTTGTTGATGGGAAGAAAATACCGGTGCTGGAGGCCATCAAAGCTGCAAATCTGCCCTGTAAGAAAGACAAGAAGGGGCTACCAACCCATTTCAAATTCAACAGTTCATTTCTGTTCTCAAAGGAGACGGAGAGCAGCTCTGAAGAGGATGATACTGATGATGATCATAAGGCCCAGTGTCCAGAGCAATGGAGGTCAACTTTCAAGGAGATGAAGAAATTTTTCCAAGCACTGGAAAGCATTGAGAGTAAAGATCTGACCCTGACAAAGAAAGTTCTGGAAGAACGTGAGCTTCTGGAGAAGACCATGACATGCCTGACCCCTCAGATCACAGCAGGACTGTCAAAGCTAAGTGAGATCAAAAGCTTCAAACAGTGTCTGGAGAACGAGGACGAGaacatgaaacaaaacaaacattttgaGACCGAGGTAAATGTGCTGCAGGTGAAGAGAAGCAAATTAGCCCAGGACTTTGCGACAAACTGCAAGATATGTAATTTCACATGTCACACCTGCTGCTTCCTCCCAAATGAGGATGACATCAAAAGTTGTGCCGTGATGGATGATGATGGCAACTGCACCATATGTCCAGAAAAATGCTCTTCCACGGACCACGACAGGGAACAAGTCTTGTTGACATATGAAACAAAGACTGAGAAAAAGACTATTCAAGAACTGAAGGACAACTTCATGAAGGCGTGGGGCAAATCTATGGAAACCAAGGAGATGCTGGATAAGCTTGAGGATGAGTTTCACATGATCCAGGACGCGCTGATGAATTTGATCACGCAGTCTTCTGACTGTCTCAAGAGACTTAATGATGTTGCCCTGAAACCAAGCTCTCTCTCCACTATGGAGTACATTGACATACTCATTCGCACAGAGGAGGACGAACGCAAGCCAGGCTTCGAGGATCGGATCGTTGGGTTGAAGAAAATAAAGGAAGAGTCTGAGATTCTGGACAAGATTGCAAAAGGAGAAGATTTACTCCCAAATGAGCGATCATTCTTAAAGGATAAAGAGGATAGAGTGCAGGAGGTTCCAACATAA